A DNA window from Ctenopharyngodon idella isolate HZGC_01 chromosome 8, HZGC01, whole genome shotgun sequence contains the following coding sequences:
- the LOC127517798 gene encoding obscurin-like, whose protein sequence is MSRSGNEARLAIRDVKDSDAGVYECDAGSFVWRKGPETLKSSEKYYMRQRKSCISLTIHNLKPEDSGNYICICREQKTMATVIVNAVPISFVKELKNQETEEGKNVTLRCELSKAGIPVEWLKDEQTLCPGEKYQMRHIVTILELVIRNPVPEDSGTYICVCEDQRTKAIINIRTQPITFKQKLRNQIAEVGNSIILHCEISKPDTPVEWRKGNNLLKSGEKYKIRQRGCMLELKIFNLTQEDSGVYSCTSETAQTSANITVCAQPVTFKEKLKNLVAEEGKMITLHCELSKTGVPVEWWNGDELLQAGEKYKMRERDTSVEMIICEAVPEDSGVYRCVCGDQKTKATIKIVGAPATFKQNLKNQEALEGESITLHCELSKAGVPVEWWRGDKPLLSGPRYQMRLNGRTAELEISNIFPEDAGIYSCVTGGQKTTAEVKVKGLPATFKAALKNQEAQEGNSVTLHCELSKAGVQVEWWKGKEMLKTGEKYQLRHKEAKAELLIRKAQPEDSGVYCCVCGDQKTEATIKVNALPITFKQELMNQEGEEGNNITLRCELSKASADVEWLKGEEVLKPGEKYQMRQIATKMELVIRKAVPEDSGVYFCVCPDQTSKATVKINALPITFKQNLRNQEVVEGNTVVLRCELSKPGAAVKWWRGEEMLEVGEKYQMRTEGRIAELLIKNVNSEDVGSYSCTMGKEKTTAEVKVKALPVTFKRELQNEVTKEGGQAVLSCELSKPGTQVDWRKGRVILKPNDKYEMKQEGTFTKLVIRNVEASDAGSYSCKTKDSESTAELTVKGKACRLFAEASWHILGFFGLLL, encoded by the exons ATGAGTCGATCTGGAAATGAGGCCAGGCTGGCCATCCGTGATGTGAAAGACAGCGACGCAGGGGTGTACGAGTGCGATGCAGGATCG TTTGTTTGGCGCAAAGGACCTGAGACGCTAAAGTCTAGTGAGAAGTACTACATGAGACAGAGGAAATCTTGCATTTCTCTTACAATACACAATCTGAAGCCGGAAGACTCTGGGAATTACATATGCATTTGCAGAGAACAAAAAACTATGGCTACAGTTATAGTCAATG CGGTTCCTATATCATTTGTTAAAGAGCTCAAGAACCAAGAGACAGAGGAGGgtaaaaatgtgacattacgCTGTGAGCTTTCTAAAGCTGGAATCCCTGTGGAATGGTTGAAAGATGAACAAACTCTCTGTCCTGGCGAAAAGTATCAGATGAGACACATAGTCACCATACTAGAGCTGGTAATCAGAAATCCAGTGCCTGAGGACAGTGGAACgtacatctgtgtgtgtgaagatCAAAGGACCAAAGCCATTATCAACATACGAA CTCAACCCATCACGTTCAAACAGAAGTTGAGAAATCAAATAGCTGAGGTGGGAAACAGTATAATCTTACATTGTGAGATATCCAAACCAGACACCCCTGTTGAATGGAGAAAGGGGAACAACCTGCTCAAGTCTGGAGAGAAGTACAAGATCAGGCAGAGAGGCTGCATGCTGGAGCTGAAGATTTTCAATTTGACCCAAGAGGATAGTGGAGTCTATAGCTGTACAAGTGAAACTGCCCAGACATCAGCCAACATTACTGTTTGTG CTCAACCTGTCACTTTCAAAGAGAAGCTGAAAAACCTGGTAGCAGAAGAAGGGAAGATGATAACATTGCATTGTGAGCTTTCCAAAACCGGTGTCCCAGTCGAATGGTGGAATGGAGATGAGCTGCTCCAGGCTGGAGAGAAGTATAAGATGAGAGAACGAGACACATCAGTTGAGATGATCATCTGTGAGGCCGTGCCTGAAGACAGTGGAGTCTACAGATGTGTCTGTGGAGACCAAAAGACCAAAGCTACAATCAAAATTGTTG GTGCTCCTGCaacttttaaacaaaatcttaagAACCAAGAAGCTCTGGAAGGGGAATCTATAACCTTACACTGTGAGCTCTCCAAAGCTGGAGTACCTGTGGAATGGTGGAGGGGAGATAAACCGCTCCTTTCAGGGCCACGGTACCAGATGAGGCTGAATGGAAGGACGGCTGAATTGGAAATATCTAATATTTTCCCTGAAGATGCTGGAATATACAGCTGTGTGACTGGAGGACAAAAGaccacagctgaagtgaaagtCAAAG GACTCCCTGCTACctttaaagcagctctaaagAACCAGGAAGCTCAGGAGGGGAACAGTGTCACTTTGCACTGTGAACTTTCTAAGGCAGGAGTTCAAGTAGAGTGGTGGAAAGGAAAAGAAATGCTCAAGACTGGAGAAAAATATCAATTGAGACACAAAGAAGCAAAAGCAGAACTGCTAATAAGGAAGGCACAACCAGAAGACAGTGGAGTTTATTGCTGTGTATGCGGAGATCAAAAGACTGAAGCCACCATCAAAGTTAATG CTCTACCCATCACTTTCAAACAAGAACTTATGAATCAAGAGGGTGAAGAAGGGAACAACATCACCTTGCGCTGTGAACTGTCAAAGGCCAGTGCTGATGTGGAGTGGTTGAAGGGAGAGGAAGTTCTTAAGCCTGGAGAAAAATACCAGATGAGACAGATTGCAACTAAAATGGAGCTTGTTATCAGGAAAGCTGTACCTGAAGACAGTGGAGTCTACTTTTGTGTATGCCCCGATCAGACATCCAAAGCAACGGTTAAAATCAATG CTCTCCCAATCACGTTCAAACAAAACTTGAGAAATCAAGAAGTGGTGGAGGGCAACACTGTTGTTTTGCGTTGCGAGCTTTCCAAACCGGGCGCTGCGGTGAAATGGTGGAGGGGTGAAGAGATGCTGGAAGTAGGAGAAAAGTACCAGATGAGGACCGAGGGAAGGATTGCTGAACTACTCATCAAGAATGTCAACTCTGAAGATGTCGGCTCCTACAGCTGCACTATGGGAAAGGAAAAGACGACAGCAGAAGTCAAAGTCAAGG CTCTACCTGTCACTTTTAAACGAGAACTCCAAAATGAAGTAACTAAAGAAGGTGGGCAAGCTGTGTTAAGCTGTGAGCTCTCCAAACCTGGCACTCAAGTCGACTGGAGAAAGGGAAGAGTTATTCTCAAACCCAATGACAAGTATGAAATGAAGCAAGAGGGAACATTCACCAAATTGGTCATACGTAATGTTGAAGCAAGTGATGCTGGGAGCTATTCATGTAAAACAAAGGATTCTGAGTCAACTGCTGAGCTAACCGTTAAGGGTAAGGCATGCAGACTTTTTGCAGAGGCGTCTTGGCACATTTTGGGCTTTTTTGGCTTGctgttatga